The proteins below come from a single Streptomyces sp. SCSIO 75703 genomic window:
- a CDS encoding cytochrome P450, translating to MAGTKARQTTAPMDLFTPAFHQNPHEALAGLRRTAPAVPVTTPNGLRTWLVTGYEHARALLADPRLSKDMRVGRDLIPQNFTDPDKRREFLAESGERSQFPHVLSVHMLDSDPPDHTRLRRLVGRAFTARRVESLRPRITALTDELLDAMARHERLDLMEALAFPVPFTVICWLLGVPPDDRAAFRRWSNLLVSGAGTDEVREAAVSMITYLKALLEAKRAEPADDMLTDLVHAKDTDGGLSSDELVSMAFLLLVAGHETTVNLIGNGTLALLTHPEAREQLAVDESLWPAAVEEFLRHDGPVTNATWRFTTEPVEVGSVTIPGGEFVTISLGAAGRDPARYPEPDRLDITRAHTASVAFGHGIHHCLGAPLARLEGQIVLSRLFTRLPGLRLAADAGRLRWRSSLMMRGLEELPVHTA from the coding sequence ATGGCAGGTACCAAAGCCCGGCAGACCACCGCGCCGATGGACCTGTTCACCCCCGCCTTCCACCAGAACCCGCACGAGGCGCTGGCCGGCCTGCGCCGGACCGCGCCCGCCGTGCCCGTGACGACACCGAACGGCCTGCGCACCTGGCTGGTCACCGGATACGAGCACGCCAGGGCCTTGCTCGCCGACCCCCGGCTGAGCAAGGACATGCGGGTAGGCAGGGACCTCATCCCGCAGAACTTCACCGACCCGGACAAACGGCGGGAGTTCCTCGCGGAGTCGGGCGAGCGAAGCCAGTTCCCGCACGTACTCAGCGTGCACATGCTGGACAGCGACCCGCCGGACCACACCCGGCTGCGCCGGCTCGTCGGCCGGGCGTTCACCGCACGCCGGGTCGAGTCCCTGCGACCGCGCATCACCGCGCTCACCGACGAACTGCTGGACGCCATGGCACGGCACGAGCGGCTGGACCTGATGGAGGCGCTGGCCTTCCCGGTGCCGTTCACGGTCATCTGCTGGCTGCTCGGGGTGCCCCCGGACGACCGGGCGGCCTTCCGCCGGTGGTCCAACCTGCTCGTCTCGGGCGCGGGCACGGACGAGGTGCGCGAGGCCGCCGTGTCGATGATCACGTACCTGAAGGCACTGCTCGAGGCGAAGCGGGCCGAACCGGCCGACGACATGCTCACCGACCTGGTGCACGCCAAGGACACCGACGGCGGTCTGTCGTCCGACGAACTGGTCTCCATGGCCTTCCTGCTGCTCGTGGCCGGACACGAGACCACGGTCAACCTCATCGGCAACGGCACCCTGGCCCTGCTCACCCACCCCGAGGCGCGGGAGCAACTCGCGGTGGACGAGTCGCTGTGGCCCGCCGCCGTCGAGGAGTTCCTCCGCCACGACGGCCCGGTCACCAACGCCACCTGGCGGTTCACCACCGAGCCGGTCGAGGTCGGCTCCGTGACCATCCCCGGGGGCGAGTTCGTGACCATCTCACTCGGCGCCGCCGGCCGCGACCCCGCCCGTTACCCCGAGCCGGACCGACTGGACATCACCCGGGCTCACACCGCCTCGGTCGCCTTCGGCCACGGCATCCACCACTGCCTGGGCGCCCCGCTCGCCCGGCTGGAGGGTCAGATCGTCCTCAGCCGCCTCTTCACGCGCCTTCCCGGACTGCGACTCGCCGCGGACGCGGGCCGACTGCGCTGGCGCAGCAGCCTGATGATGCGCGGCCTCGAAGAACTCCCGGTCCACACGGCGTAA
- a CDS encoding antibiotic biosynthesis monooxygenase family protein produces MLRMQIKPGMENDFEKVWLEVGDSVTTHPANLGQWLSRSTEEDGVYYIVSDWTNEPLFRDFETSHRHLEHRRKLHPYRSGGSMTTMHVVAALSGAAS; encoded by the coding sequence ATGCTGCGGATGCAGATCAAGCCCGGCATGGAGAACGACTTCGAGAAGGTGTGGCTAGAGGTCGGCGACTCGGTCACCACCCACCCCGCCAACCTCGGCCAGTGGCTGTCCCGCAGCACCGAGGAGGACGGCGTCTACTACATCGTCAGCGACTGGACGAACGAACCACTGTTCCGCGACTTCGAGACCAGTCACCGGCACCTGGAGCACCGCCGGAAGCTCCACCCGTACCGCTCCGGCGGCTCCATGACGACCATGCACGTCGTCGCCGCCCTGTCCGGCGCCGCATCGTGA
- a CDS encoding SDR family oxidoreductase, with amino-acid sequence MDIALHGRKLLVTGGTRGIGRGIVLAAARAGADVLTCYRQESEAVDSLTAALKETAGDHHVIRADVGDTTEADRLVGEAEDRFGRLDGIVNNAGVISHIPFADLPADEWARILDTNLTAAYRITQQALPLLGAGASVVNIGSRGAAAGIPLRAHYTAAKAAMIGLTRSLAKELGPQGIRVNVVAPGVVETEALATMPPDRADGLRATYSRKTALARLGTVGEVAGPVLFLLSDAAAYITGETLNVDGGI; translated from the coding sequence GTGGACATCGCACTGCACGGCAGGAAACTGCTCGTCACCGGCGGCACCCGGGGCATCGGCCGGGGCATCGTCCTCGCCGCGGCGCGGGCAGGCGCCGACGTCCTCACGTGCTACCGGCAGGAGAGCGAGGCCGTCGACAGCCTGACCGCCGCGTTGAAGGAGACGGCCGGCGACCACCACGTGATCCGCGCGGACGTGGGCGACACCACCGAGGCCGACCGCCTCGTCGGCGAGGCCGAGGACCGCTTCGGCCGGCTCGACGGGATCGTCAACAACGCGGGCGTGATCAGCCACATCCCGTTCGCCGACCTGCCCGCGGACGAGTGGGCGCGGATCCTCGACACCAACCTCACCGCCGCCTACCGGATCACCCAGCAGGCGCTGCCGTTGCTGGGCGCCGGCGCCTCGGTGGTCAACATCGGCTCGCGCGGAGCCGCCGCGGGTATCCCGCTGCGCGCCCACTACACCGCCGCCAAAGCCGCGATGATCGGGCTGACCCGCTCCCTCGCCAAGGAACTCGGCCCGCAGGGCATCCGCGTCAACGTGGTCGCCCCCGGCGTCGTCGAGACCGAGGCCCTCGCCACCATGCCCCCCGACCGCGCCGACGGACTGCGGGCCACCTACTCCCGCAAGACCGCGCTCGCCCGCCTCGGCACCGTCGGGGAAGTCGCGGGCCCGGTGCTGTTCCTGCTCTCCGACGCCGCCGCGTACATCACCGGCGAGACCCTCAACGTCGACGGGGGGATCTGA
- a CDS encoding antibiotic biosynthesis monooxygenase family protein — MTGGAIEVVLYHLSDDPGLVLPAYHESSRRMAGTAGLLGNRLLHAMGDPHSYVVVSRWSDWEAFSAWESGPAHKDQTAPLRPLRDTGRDRPFEIYRELAGYTGDRATADVTEGV, encoded by the coding sequence GTGACCGGCGGCGCCATCGAGGTGGTGCTCTACCACCTGAGCGACGACCCGGGCCTGGTACTGCCCGCGTACCACGAGTCCAGCCGCCGGATGGCGGGCACCGCCGGTCTGCTCGGCAACAGGCTGCTGCACGCCATGGGCGACCCGCACTCCTATGTCGTGGTCAGCCGCTGGTCGGACTGGGAGGCGTTCAGCGCCTGGGAGAGCGGCCCCGCACACAAGGACCAGACCGCCCCGCTGCGGCCGCTGCGTGACACCGGCCGGGACCGGCCCTTCGAGATCTACCGGGAACTCGCCGGCTACACGGGAGACCGGGCAACCGCCGACGTCACGGAGGGAGTCTGA
- a CDS encoding cupin domain-containing protein, with protein MSAATTKVSANEVPANTRRGGDIRVTLSPRTVGCTSGFGGVLRLAAGHHVTEHYHPYSEEFLHVIRGRLEMTLSGGTPVELGPGDSLLVPIGVRHRLVNSGTGPAEAVFHLAPLAPRPELGHVDTEQPRDASADNPDVGAPR; from the coding sequence ATGAGCGCCGCCACCACCAAGGTCTCGGCGAACGAGGTCCCCGCCAACACCAGGCGGGGCGGCGACATCCGGGTCACCCTCAGCCCCAGGACCGTGGGCTGCACGTCCGGCTTCGGCGGAGTGCTCCGACTGGCCGCCGGACACCATGTCACCGAGCACTACCACCCGTACTCCGAGGAGTTCCTGCATGTGATCCGGGGCCGCCTCGAAATGACGCTGAGCGGCGGCACCCCGGTCGAACTCGGCCCCGGCGACTCGCTGCTGGTGCCCATCGGAGTCCGCCACCGCCTGGTCAACAGCGGGACCGGGCCGGCCGAGGCGGTCTTCCACCTCGCGCCGCTCGCACCGCGCCCGGAGCTGGGCCACGTCGACACCGAGCAGCCACGCGACGCGTCCGCGGACAACCCCGACGTGGGAGCGCCCCGATGA
- a CDS encoding acyl carrier protein: MAEFTLDDIRRILRASAGVDEETDLDGEHFADTAFADLGYDSLALLELVNRVEREHGIRIPDGDLTHTQTPLEAVSYVHDRIRKARV, from the coding sequence ATGGCGGAGTTCACCCTCGACGACATCCGGCGGATCCTGCGCGCGAGCGCCGGCGTCGACGAAGAAACCGATCTGGACGGCGAGCACTTCGCCGACACCGCGTTCGCCGACCTCGGCTACGACTCGCTGGCCCTGTTGGAACTCGTCAACCGCGTCGAGCGCGAGCACGGCATCCGGATCCCCGACGGCGACCTCACACACACCCAGACACCTCTCGAGGCCGTCTCCTATGTCCATGACCGGATCAGGAAGGCCCGCGTCTGA
- a CDS encoding ketosynthase chain-length factor, whose translation MSASGIRPGRRGRSVVTGIGVVAPTGIGAARHWESVLAGKSGLARITRFDPTGYPVHVAGEVPGFQAGEHVPGRLVPQTDRFTHFALAAAEAALLDAAADPATLPEYEMAVVTASSSGGTEFGQHEMENLYQKGSPWVGAYQSIAWFYAATTGQISIRHGMRGPCGVICGEQAGGLDALGQSRRLLDTGSRLVLSGGTDASLCPYGLVAQLSTGRLSTEDDPARAYLPFDTAASGFVPGEGGAMLVVENAGTARARGVPAYGELLGYAAGFDAAAHDGAARHSVLAAVVRRALADASLAPGDVDVVFADAAGTLAEDLAEARAITEVFGPGGVPVTAPKTLTGRLYAGGAALDAATALLSLSAGVIPHTAGLGRPAPGCDIDLVLDRPRRTDPRTAMVLARGHGGFTSALILGAGAHDARPR comes from the coding sequence ATGAGTGCTTCCGGCATACGTCCCGGCCGTCGCGGCCGGTCCGTGGTCACCGGGATCGGGGTGGTCGCGCCCACCGGGATCGGCGCCGCCCGGCACTGGGAGTCGGTGCTCGCCGGAAAGAGCGGCCTCGCCCGGATCACCCGCTTCGACCCGACCGGGTACCCCGTCCACGTGGCGGGCGAGGTACCCGGATTCCAGGCCGGCGAGCACGTGCCGGGACGGCTCGTCCCGCAGACCGACCGCTTCACCCACTTCGCGCTGGCCGCCGCGGAGGCCGCCCTCCTCGACGCCGCAGCCGACCCGGCGACCCTTCCGGAGTACGAGATGGCGGTGGTGACGGCCAGTTCCTCGGGCGGCACCGAGTTCGGACAGCACGAGATGGAGAACCTCTACCAGAAGGGCTCCCCCTGGGTCGGCGCCTACCAGTCCATCGCCTGGTTCTACGCGGCCACCACCGGCCAGATCTCCATCCGGCACGGCATGCGCGGCCCCTGCGGGGTCATCTGCGGCGAACAGGCCGGCGGCCTCGACGCCCTCGGCCAGTCCCGGCGACTGCTGGACACCGGCTCCCGGCTCGTGCTCAGCGGCGGCACCGACGCCTCGTTGTGCCCGTACGGCCTGGTGGCGCAGTTGTCCACCGGGCGACTGTCCACCGAGGACGATCCCGCCCGTGCCTACCTGCCCTTCGACACGGCCGCGTCCGGCTTCGTCCCGGGGGAGGGCGGCGCCATGCTCGTCGTCGAGAATGCGGGCACGGCACGCGCCCGCGGGGTCCCGGCGTACGGCGAACTACTGGGCTACGCAGCCGGGTTCGATGCAGCGGCGCACGACGGCGCCGCGCGGCACTCCGTGCTGGCCGCCGTCGTCCGGCGGGCCCTCGCCGACGCCTCGCTCGCCCCCGGCGACGTCGACGTGGTCTTCGCCGATGCCGCCGGAACCCTCGCCGAGGACCTCGCCGAGGCCCGCGCCATCACCGAGGTCTTCGGCCCTGGCGGCGTACCGGTGACCGCGCCGAAGACCCTCACGGGGCGCCTGTACGCGGGTGGCGCCGCACTGGACGCGGCGACCGCGCTGCTCAGCCTGAGCGCCGGCGTGATCCCGCACACCGCGGGGCTCGGCCGGCCGGCCCCCGGCTGCGACATCGACCTCGTACTCGACCGCCCCCGCCGGACCGACCCCCGCACGGCCATGGTCCTGGCCCGGGGCCACGGCGGCTTCACCTCCGCACTGATCCTCGGCGCCGGCGCTCACGACGCCCGCCCCAGGTGA
- a CDS encoding SDR family oxidoreductase, whose protein sequence is METAARAGRQLRGKRVLVTGGSRGIGRGIVLAAARAGADIVTCYRTPGPAVATLEEELAGTPGKHQVLRADAAAQTDVDRLAAACEASLGGLDAVVNNAAAFRPRAYADLGHAEWAANLRDNLTATHLVTQRALPLLGAGSSVVNIGSTVAFIGMAGGVHYTAVKSALVGMTRSLARELGPRGIRVNTVSPGRIATEALGELPTEEAERQRATFASFTALGRLGTPDDIAQAVLFLISDRAGYITGQNIHVDGCV, encoded by the coding sequence GTGGAGACCGCGGCCCGCGCCGGGCGGCAACTGCGCGGAAAGCGCGTACTGGTGACCGGCGGCAGCCGCGGCATCGGGCGGGGTATCGTCCTCGCCGCGGCCCGTGCCGGCGCCGACATCGTCACCTGTTACCGCACCCCGGGCCCGGCCGTCGCCACCCTGGAGGAGGAACTGGCCGGCACCCCCGGCAAGCATCAGGTGCTGCGGGCCGACGCCGCCGCGCAGACGGATGTGGACCGGCTGGCCGCCGCGTGCGAGGCGAGCCTCGGCGGACTCGACGCCGTCGTCAACAACGCCGCCGCCTTCCGGCCCCGGGCCTACGCCGACCTCGGACACGCCGAGTGGGCCGCCAACCTCCGGGACAATCTCACCGCCACGCACCTGGTCACCCAGCGCGCCCTGCCGCTGCTCGGCGCCGGCTCCTCGGTGGTCAACATCGGGTCCACGGTCGCCTTCATCGGTATGGCCGGCGGCGTCCACTACACCGCCGTCAAGTCCGCGCTGGTCGGCATGACCCGTTCGCTGGCCCGGGAACTCGGACCGCGCGGAATCCGCGTCAACACGGTCTCGCCCGGCCGCATCGCCACCGAGGCGCTCGGCGAACTCCCCACCGAGGAGGCCGAACGGCAGCGCGCCACCTTTGCCTCCTTCACCGCGCTCGGCCGGCTCGGAACCCCCGACGACATCGCCCAGGCCGTGCTGTTCCTCATCAGTGACCGCGCCGGCTACATCACCGGCCAGAACATCCACGTCGACGGCTGCGTCTGA
- a CDS encoding beta-ketoacyl-[acyl-carrier-protein] synthase family protein encodes MTAPHRRAVITGVGAVAPGGTGRDAYWELLTTGRTATRRISLFDPAGFRSQVAAECDFDPLAAGLTPQEARRMDRAGQFAVVAAREAVADSGVELPGTAPERVAVSIGSAVGCTMGLEEEYAVLSDGGRDWLVDHSYGVPHLYGYMVPSTLAVEVARQAGAEGPVALISTGCTSGLDAIGHGVQLIEEGTADVVLAGATDAPLSPITSACFDAIKATTANNDDPEHASRPFDGRRDGFVLGEGSAVMVIEELESARHRGATVYAEILGFAGRSNAFHMTGLKPDGREMAEAVRVALGRARLAPGDIDYINAHGSGTQQNDRHETAAFKRSLGQRAYEVPVSSIKSMIGHSLGAIGSLEIAACALALRHQVVPPTANLSTPDPECDLDYVPVTAREHRMNRVLSVGSGFGGFQTAMVLGRPVPGRGEAA; translated from the coding sequence ATGACGGCGCCGCACCGACGCGCCGTGATCACCGGGGTGGGTGCCGTCGCACCCGGCGGAACCGGCCGGGACGCCTACTGGGAGCTGCTCACCACCGGCCGCACTGCCACCCGCCGCATCAGCCTGTTCGACCCGGCCGGGTTCCGTTCCCAGGTCGCCGCAGAGTGCGACTTCGACCCGCTCGCCGCCGGGCTCACCCCCCAGGAGGCACGCCGGATGGACCGGGCGGGCCAGTTCGCGGTCGTCGCCGCCCGCGAGGCCGTCGCCGACAGCGGCGTCGAACTGCCCGGCACCGCCCCGGAGCGGGTCGCCGTCAGCATCGGCAGCGCCGTCGGCTGCACGATGGGCCTGGAGGAGGAGTACGCGGTCCTCTCCGACGGCGGCCGCGACTGGCTGGTCGACCACAGCTACGGCGTTCCCCACCTGTACGGCTACATGGTGCCCAGCACCCTCGCCGTCGAAGTGGCCCGGCAGGCCGGCGCCGAGGGGCCGGTCGCGCTGATCTCCACCGGCTGCACCTCGGGCCTGGACGCCATCGGACACGGCGTCCAGCTCATCGAGGAGGGCACGGCCGACGTCGTGCTCGCCGGCGCGACCGACGCCCCGTTGTCACCGATCACTTCCGCCTGCTTCGACGCCATCAAGGCCACCACCGCCAACAACGACGATCCCGAACACGCCTCGCGCCCCTTCGACGGACGGCGGGACGGCTTCGTCCTGGGCGAGGGTTCCGCCGTCATGGTGATCGAGGAACTGGAGTCGGCCAGGCACCGCGGCGCCACCGTGTACGCCGAGATTCTCGGTTTCGCCGGGCGCAGCAACGCCTTCCACATGACCGGACTCAAGCCCGACGGCCGGGAGATGGCGGAGGCCGTCCGGGTCGCCCTCGGCCGGGCGCGGCTCGCCCCCGGCGACATCGACTACATCAACGCGCACGGCTCGGGCACCCAGCAGAACGACCGGCACGAGACCGCCGCGTTCAAGCGCAGCCTCGGACAGCGTGCCTACGAGGTGCCGGTCAGCTCCATCAAGTCGATGATCGGGCACTCGCTCGGTGCCATCGGCTCCCTGGAGATCGCCGCCTGCGCACTGGCCCTGCGCCACCAGGTCGTCCCGCCGACGGCCAACCTGTCCACGCCCGATCCCGAGTGCGACCTCGACTACGTGCCGGTGACGGCCCGGGAACACCGGATGAACCGGGTGCTGAGTGTCGGCAGTGGGTTCGGCGGCTTCCAGACCGCGATGGTCCTGGGCCGGCCGGTCCCCGGCCGCGGGGAGGCGGCATGA
- a CDS encoding AfsR/SARP family transcriptional regulator yields MIEIGLLGSMRIRRNGEDVTPSAPKLRQVLALLVLNVNSLVSVDQLCEELWEDHPPLSALTTLQTYIYQLRRRLLLATEQHGAPFGSRPPHGSPAILTRVGGYELRLDDKRSVDAYRFDRLAEQGMAQLRTGAPQEAAETLKSALSLWHGGALVDVSTGRRLSAWSTQLEERRKSVQEQRFSLELELGRHQAVLDELAEAFRGHPTHEAFAGQFMRALHRCGRRPDALNAFRTLRSHLVEELGLEPSAQLQRLHQEVLADRGHLRGPAPAKTEAGPGTRALVPGPAQLPADVGDFVGRERELGQLETFLGADRSSSGMRVVEVHGPPGVGKSAFAVRAAHRLRPRFPDGQLFIDLSAVGEGSRQLADVLSACLTACGIQRRAQPAGLDELSRLFRTWTADRRVLVVVDDALTASQIRAVLPGGSGCAVIATNRYRAHSLSSGRKIVLPALSSKESLQLYDRVAGERSRQEDPVAVQELMGMCEGLPLAIRAVAGRLTARPGWSAARLALRLRGNHRTLLELPDGTQSFMTTVAASHRHLPARSRQLLHLLLQRERPHWSLAEVVARLGPGIGDAETLLEYLVDVHLVQEHLTPDGEPLYSVPRLTRQALILLLRGTSMGCTNGRTAGAGDVGDGDGVTLMKADVHR; encoded by the coding sequence GTGATAGAGATCGGCCTGCTGGGCTCCATGCGAATACGAAGGAACGGGGAGGACGTCACACCGTCGGCCCCCAAACTGCGTCAAGTGCTGGCCCTGCTGGTGCTCAATGTCAACTCACTGGTCAGCGTGGACCAACTGTGCGAGGAGTTGTGGGAGGACCATCCCCCGCTCAGTGCGCTGACCACCCTGCAAACCTACATTTATCAACTGCGCCGGAGGCTGCTGTTGGCCACCGAACAGCACGGCGCGCCTTTCGGATCCCGCCCACCGCACGGCAGCCCCGCCATCCTGACCCGAGTGGGCGGGTACGAACTGCGGCTGGACGACAAGCGGTCGGTGGACGCCTACCGCTTCGACCGGCTCGCCGAACAGGGCATGGCACAGCTCCGTACCGGCGCTCCGCAGGAGGCGGCGGAGACCCTCAAGTCGGCCCTTTCCCTGTGGCACGGCGGGGCGCTGGTCGACGTCAGCACCGGACGCCGGCTGTCGGCTTGGTCGACCCAACTGGAGGAACGCCGGAAGAGCGTCCAGGAGCAACGTTTCTCCTTAGAGCTGGAACTCGGCCGTCACCAGGCCGTGCTGGACGAGCTGGCGGAAGCCTTCCGCGGCCACCCCACCCACGAGGCGTTCGCCGGGCAGTTCATGCGGGCCCTGCACCGTTGCGGGCGCCGCCCCGACGCCCTGAACGCCTTCCGTACCCTGCGCAGCCATCTCGTGGAGGAACTCGGACTGGAGCCCTCGGCGCAGTTGCAGCGGCTGCACCAGGAGGTGCTTGCGGACCGCGGCCACCTCAGGGGTCCGGCGCCGGCCAAGACCGAGGCCGGGCCCGGGACGCGCGCGCTCGTGCCGGGCCCGGCCCAGCTCCCCGCCGACGTGGGTGACTTCGTCGGACGGGAACGGGAACTGGGGCAACTGGAGACGTTCCTGGGCGCGGACCGGTCCAGCTCCGGCATGCGGGTCGTGGAGGTGCACGGCCCGCCCGGCGTCGGCAAGAGCGCCTTCGCCGTCCGAGCCGCGCACCGGCTGCGCCCGCGCTTTCCCGACGGGCAGCTCTTCATCGACCTGTCCGCCGTCGGCGAGGGCTCCCGACAACTCGCCGACGTGCTGTCGGCCTGTCTCACCGCCTGCGGCATCCAGCGCCGGGCCCAGCCCGCCGGGCTCGACGAGCTCAGCCGGCTCTTCCGCACCTGGACCGCCGACCGCCGGGTGCTGGTCGTGGTCGACGACGCGCTCACCGCCTCTCAGATCCGTGCCGTCCTGCCGGGCGGATCAGGCTGTGCGGTGATCGCCACCAACCGCTATCGGGCGCACAGCCTCTCCAGCGGCCGCAAGATCGTGCTCCCCGCCCTGTCCTCCAAAGAGTCCCTCCAGCTCTACGACAGGGTCGCCGGGGAGCGCTCACGGCAGGAGGACCCCGTGGCGGTGCAGGAGCTGATGGGGATGTGCGAAGGACTTCCCCTGGCGATCAGGGCGGTGGCCGGTCGGCTCACCGCCCGGCCCGGCTGGTCAGCGGCCCGGCTGGCACTGCGGCTGCGCGGCAACCACCGGACGCTGCTCGAACTCCCCGACGGCACACAGTCCTTCATGACCACGGTGGCTGCCAGCCACCGGCACCTGCCCGCCCGCTCCCGGCAACTCCTGCACCTGCTGCTCCAGCGCGAGCGCCCTCACTGGAGCCTCGCCGAGGTGGTGGCACGGCTGGGGCCCGGCATCGGTGACGCCGAGACGCTCCTCGAATACCTCGTCGACGTCCACCTCGTCCAGGAACACCTGACACCGGACGGTGAGCCTCTGTACTCCGTGCCCCGGCTCACCCGGCAGGCCCTGATCCTCCTGCTGCGGGGCACCTCCATGGGCTGCACGAACGGCCGGACGGCCGGGGCCGGTGACGTCGGCGACGGCGACGGCGTCACCCTGATGAAGGCGGACGTCCACCGTTAG
- a CDS encoding TcmI family type II polyketide cyclase, translating to MHRTLIVARMDLADAEGVAQVFADSDSTELPHLVGVSRRTLFAFHDLYFHLVEADQDIAPNLYKARSHPLYEEINTRLGQFISPYDPEWREPRDAMAVPFYSWTPQQGPRTGAPRSANLGGTR from the coding sequence GTGCACCGAACGCTGATCGTGGCGAGGATGGATCTCGCCGACGCCGAGGGCGTCGCGCAGGTCTTCGCCGATTCGGACAGCACCGAACTGCCGCACCTGGTGGGGGTGTCGAGGCGGACCCTGTTCGCGTTCCACGACCTGTACTTCCATCTGGTGGAAGCCGACCAGGACATCGCGCCGAACCTGTACAAGGCGCGCAGCCACCCGCTCTACGAGGAGATCAACACCCGGCTCGGGCAATTCATCTCGCCCTACGACCCCGAGTGGCGCGAGCCCAGGGACGCCATGGCGGTCCCCTTCTACTCATGGACGCCCCAGCAGGGCCCGCGGACCGGCGCCCCGCGCTCGGCGAACCTGGGCGGTACCCGATGA